GTTGGATCAGAGCTTAACTATTTTCTTTCATGGCGTGGGATTTTGTTTTAGCTTACCATATATATAGGTCTAATTTTTGTTCCATATAATTGAGTATAGGTTGTACGATGACTTGTGTAGAGGCTTTCATCTCCATACTTTGTTCTATTCTGGGTAGTTTTCTATTTAACAACCATAACGCACCTCTTTGTGTTTAAATTAACTGAGACAAGATAGATGATTTCAAAATTGCCAActttaatttacaataaatattttgatcatattcgtgttattttcaatatttcttaTTCTTCTAGCACTTAGTCGTTCCTGCAGAAGAAATTTTAAAACTCGCACACGGTACTCCCTATAAATCATGTCAACAACCGTTGTATATTTGTACCTGAATAGACAATCATACTCCGAAACAATATTCAATAAATTATGCTTGTTAGCGCACTGAACAAGTGTTTACTTTTAATCTGTCAAATCATCGTGGAAAGTGTTATTTACATTATAAAGAGAAAAGAGGTAACGAGGGTCGGACTCTACAACATGTAATATCTAATATATCTCagaattttattcttattttaatcGAAACAGTAAAATACGAAAGCCTATAAAgggtcacatttttttaattttttttctcgtaattacgagaaaaCTATCGCGTAATTACGAGAAAAGAAGCtttttatctcgtaattacgagataatcaTCGCGTAATTACAAGAAAACTATCTCGTAAAAAAATTGATCTCGAAATTACGCGAAAGTTTTCACGTAATTACGCGATAATTATCTCGTAATTTCGCGATAATTATCTTAATTACGCGTTAATTTTCTCGTTATTacgaattaaaaaaatcttttctcgtaattacgcgatagttttcgcgtaattacgcgataattatctcgtaattacgaaataaaaaaaaaactttttatctCGTTATTACGCGATAGTTTTCTCGTAATCACGCAAtgattatctcgtaattacgagataaaaaTCTTaactcgtaattacgagatagttttatcgtaattacgagataaataCGAGATATTTATCTCGTAATAacgagataaataaaaaaaatgtgaccctAATAGGCTTTCGTAgtaaaattgtattgtattttgaaaatatttataacagGTTTAATGCAATGCCACTTTTGCACAGTACACTTTTCTTATTAGGCAAAATGTAACGTAAACCAATTACATGTAAGCCACTTTTGGCCCTTTGAATTCGGAAATCTATCAATAATGCTCTTCAGATGTTTTCATGAAATTAGTGTGTCAAATATGTATTagcataattattttaaaagagaTATCAAAGGGAAATTCAAAATCACATTAAgccgaaaacaaactgacattgttcatgttgttaacgCCTTGGCAAAAAAAACGAATACAATAAGAAGACAAACATCAGTAGacaaaataaaagtataaaacaacaaaaataccgaattccaagGAAATGCCAAATAGGAAAGTCCCATATCAAATggaaaatcaaaacctcaaacacatacACATACACATAAAATTACACATGCAGTCAATGTAGAATTTtaaagggaaaacggtagtatttttaattttcccagcattagaagccaggtgaaggaagtcaaattagaggagcgctgtgattggatgtaagggtacaatatattttttatttatctatgaataactgcagtgtgtatatttacaatataaattttgaaacctatggAAATATTTTcaagagaattattcgaaaagacttgcaaaatgacggtgggcttggataacataaacaagctccgttggaagttggtcatgctactatttggctttaatttttaaaacacaataataaagtactaacacaacacataactgttttatccaggtttttatcttaaaaagtggtaaatttagaaaatggtaatattgtcgcctatggcagaataaatagtaccgttttccctatagactgagcaacacgaatctcACTAAAAACCGGGTTTGGTATCATTTGCTCTGGAAAggaaagcagatcctgttctAAATGCGACACCTATCCGGTCGTGTTCCTCAAGTCAGTAAAACGCGAtaataagtcttattcggtagaaTAAATTTGTCTTCTAGTTTATACTCTTTTATAGCCTTCAATATTTCATTCGATGAAACTGATGAAACAAAACTGCTATGATATTTGATCAAACAGATTCATTCGATATGAACTAAAGCATtacattaaacaatattttgcTGCAATATGGCCTGTACGAAGATGCTAATAAGTGCatggtacaaaaatcaaaatttgatggCAATGATAGGCCCTTTAGAccatatttatttacagtgataTGCCTTTACTCGTATACTAGTATGATATATCTACTGTTACCGAAAACTATGTATTATATACATAATGGAGATTGCAGGTCAAATATTTCTATTTCTACACGTTTTATGAAATCATAGTTTCAACTGAAATTATtgcactataacatgtataatgctgTACACCTTATATCATCATATTCATTTATCAATAAGTTGACTAAGATAATTTTGAAGGGTTTACTTTTAAAGAATTTGACAACAAGGTGTTGTCTCTTATCATATATGTCTGCTCCTGTTAAAAAATAAGTACGTAAAATGTTGAATTATACAACAGACACGTGCACACAAACTGCGCATCGTCTAAATACAAGGTATTTGATAACGTGCTCTAAATGACCATTCATTTAAATGTTGTACTGATCACATGGTTATTATTGTGCCTCAAGGAGATACCTTTATGCAAACATTCTAACTTGATACCCGTCGTCTTTAAGATTTACTACTTCATAGTTAACACTGGGTAAAATGTCTCCACATAATATCATTGCGTTGATTTTAGTAACTGTTATAAAAAGTTGCAACGGTTTTTCAGCGAATGAAGAAGATTCAATTAAATCTTACATCAAAACAACGATGGAATGTAAAAATATAACAGGTAAGCTACCTAAGTCATGTTTGTTTTATgcttacaatgaaataaaaattcattCTGATGTAACTCGGGGTTAATAGGTTTTTCTAAaatgtaaaatgcaattttatatGCAAAATCATTATTGTTaatagcagagacatatatagtattatatatatatttctctgttGGTAACTTATGACGGTACTGACATTACTGTACCAAATCTACTAAAGTGATTCCGTTTAGATTCACGCTTCGAAACAAACACCCACAATTCCTTTTTGGTTTGCTTTCAAATATGCAACTCCTTTTCTGTCTTTTTGTATTCCTCAAAACCAACGGGCGTCCGTCCATCAGCCTGTTCAGTGGTTCGAAAAATTTCTtgaatctttttatttaatactcCTGTCTGATTTTCTTGTCAGATATTTTATGAAATCGAGACCAaagttataaataacattatCAATTTACTAAAGTTAAAAATTCAGCGCTGTTATTTTTTTTCCACCTGAGTCATGCcggttgaaaatatgaaatagatAGGAAATTGCATTGTTCGCGCCGTACCCCAACATTTCATGTGAGATTTTGATGAAAATTATATCAAAGTTTTATACGAAAAACGTCTAAAGGAACGACCATGTAACTtcaaaataggggggggggggggggggggttggcgtatgtttttttttctaaaaaaaatattctgattcttatattaaatttgtttaaatttctgaCCCCGACAAAAAACATACCGCTTCTTCCATCTTTGAAGTTAAATTGTTTCTCCCTTCTAAAACTTATTAATCTCTACActtgaaacatgcaaataaaatatatgctgCCGGGAAGGATCAGGTGGTGGTATGGGGTTGCTGCTCGATTCTTATAGATTTAGCACTCGGAAAGTTAtactttaaatatatatcaatttacATTTAAACAGGTTTGTCATTAGCAATGGTGAGGAATGGAGAAGTCTTTACTGATGGATTTGGTTATTCCAACCTTGATACTCAAACTCCTGTTACCAGTACTACCAAAATGAATATTGGTTCTGTTACCAAAACATTAACGTCGATGATGTGGGCAGTACTCATTTCTGAAGCAAAAGACAAAAACGATACAAGGTTTTTACCAAAACACtccattatttaaatatttaaagtgtAATCgacaagaaatagaaataaagaagaacaacaacaaacaattttaaagacataaaaaaacccaaacaaaacaaaactatagTAGTACCAACCTTTCGTTTTCGACAGTACTTGGAACCTATTTCATACGTTGCACTCAAGTTGAAAACATTCAGAGCGTAGAAAAGTTTtgagtttattttataaattgtttaaaaggcAAAACCCTACCTTTGTAACGAAATTAACTATCGACTACCAACTTTGATAAGTAACCACCAACTAATCAATATAGcaaagttgaatattaaaacgCTTTGGAAATGGACAGTTACTATATAGATATACATGTCGACTAAAGCTTGTATAACTTTGTTCAGGTCTATATGATCACTCACATATTGGTCAATACTGTAAAAATACATTACTATGAGTACTAACTACAttgtaaatgatatatatatgtaatatatttaaaGAATCTCTGCTGTTTTACTTAATATGGTAATTCCTTTTCAGCATTGACTGGAATACAAAAGTAAAAGATATTTTTGGCCCCAACTTTAGATTAAACGACAGCTGTAAAGCATCGTTTGTGTCTTTGGAGGACTTTCTGTCTCATAGAACCGGCCTGGAATCAGCCGATTTGTTGCTTCAAGCAGGAGAAGGAGGACATCGGTCACGCGAAGATTTACTTAAGTATGtggtttgatttttttagtattctttaaacaagacaaaaaaaaaaaaaaaaaaaaaaaaaaaaaaaaactcaaactgtataaattattagattttaaagtttttttttataacagagCTTGACCTTTTTGCAGTACGCACATACCACCTAAGGACAAAAGCTACTGTgtgaatttgaaatattaaaaggTGGTctatgcatttattaaaaaattcagAGCATTTGTGTATTGCTTTTAAAGATTTGTAGGGTTCGGGaaagtaatacatgtatttaagtgtttttctttcttttaaacacTTATTATGTATAAAACATATTCTACTTATCATATTGTCTGGTCTTGACGGATCTTTTTCATGATTACTGCATTGTACTGaaagattaaaaacaaaaaattaaacccaaaaaaaataaaattttctattCATTTGAATGATCTAAACCAAATAAAGATGTGAATTGTCAACTTCAGTACCCTGggatgtatatacatgtacttgtaactACCCGTCTAGAGTGCATCAGAGATTTCACTAAAAGGTTCAATGTTGAAATCTTTGATGACAATATGCCATTAATGAATCTATTACATTCAGTTGTCGTATGATATAAAAAGAACCCtacttatttattttaataattatagCCGGTTGACATATAAATTAGGATAATAAGTCAGTTACGAACAGGTCAGTTGGACACACTGTTTAACATATTAGTTGATATGTAAATAAGTTTTCTGATATTTCAAAAGGGATATTATTTTGCCATTGTAATCATTTTTATCAGACCAAACTTATTATGCAGAAAGGTAGATGTGGGGTATAAGTAAATGAGATGGCAAACGCgaccgtgataaaaaaaaaacccagacatcTAAAGGGCATAATATAGTCTTCTCCGAAACGAGCATCGGACACAAACACTACATTTGTACGTTTTAGTTTTattgtctttacatgtattttttcagTAACTTAAAGGAATTGGAGTCAAAAGAAGAATTCAGAGACGTATTTTCCTACAGCAATATTGGTTTTGTCATGGTGGCATTTCTGGCAGAAAAGATTGGTAAAAACCCCTGGGGAAACTTTGATGAGAGAAAAGTTATTTGAACCTCTTGATATGACATCAACACTCTTTCTTACAGACCAAACGTTTTCTGAGTTGGCGACTCCATACTTGTTTGACGAAGAAAATGGAATGGAAGAATCAGATAAAAGTATTATATACCGTGTGGGTAATATTTTCAAGAGTCGTCTATCATATCGTGGTAATATTGGTTCATAGTTtacatgtcggggccttttaaatatatatagccAACTATACGGTGTCGTTTGTGCTCATCATTGAAGGCCTTACGTTGCCTATAATTGTATTGGCGgattcatgggggggggggggggggcggggggtcCGGGAGTTGGAACCCcacctttttttttggccgatcaatgcatttgaatggggacatatagttggaccccccccccccccgcccctttgtcctgggttgggaaccccccttttaaaatggctggacccgcccctgaattggttacATATACTTCATTTAAACATTGtttaatagttgtctcattggcgattatACCGCCTAATTCTCCGTGACACAAACATAAAATGGCACAATTATTGACCAAATTGCACGAAGTTTAGATGAAGCTACAATGTAATACTGTGATTAACATTATCAGAGAATTTAGAATACACGTCTCCTCTAGTGatcaaaacacaaattttggAATATTCAATACGAACTAGTCAAAATAAGACAACACAATAAAGACCAATAACAAATTAAGATAACcataaatactatatatataacatacacCAAAAAACACATAAACAGTCGTCATAAACATGACTAATAGTGCGTACAAAGGAAAATAAAATGACTTCTGTCCTAAGTTCTAGATTTGCGAACCTTGAAGAAAGAACCAAGTAATTTCATTTGGTTTGATAGTTAAAAACTATGTTTTAATGATTTAAGATTTCCGTAAATGTGTTTGTAGTACCGTATATGACATATCTACAGTCTAGATTTCAAAATTGCAATTATGGTCCTGATGGAAGTTTTTTTTGTACCATGTTAATATGTCAAACCATTTAAACATTTTAGAATTGATTTGTTCGTCCTGCTGTACGTGTTTGTAGTAAAGCAGCTGACATGTCAACCTTTTAACATTTTAGAATTGATCTGTTCGGTCCTGCCGGAAGTGTTTGTAGTACCACATagtttatatgttaaaccttaaACATTTTAGAATGGATTTGTTCGGTCCTGCAGGAAGTGTTTACATTACCCTATGTTAATATGTCAAACCTTTAACATTTTAGAATTGATCTGTTCGGTCCTGCAGGGAGTGTTTGTAGTACCGCAGATGACATGTCAAACCTTTTGAAATATCTGACATCTGGTGCATATATGGATCAATTGGGCATCGACGATGATGTATTTAATGGCATGTTT
The Mytilus edulis unplaced genomic scaffold, xbMytEdul2.2 SCAFFOLD_1588, whole genome shotgun sequence DNA segment above includes these coding regions:
- the LOC139507304 gene encoding uncharacterized protein, whose amino-acid sequence is MSPHNIIALILVTVIKSCNGFSANEEDSIKSYIKTTMECKNITGLSLAMVRNGEVFTDGFGYSNLDTQTPVTSTTKMNIGSVTKTLTSMMWAVLISEAKDKNDTSIDWNTKVKDIFGPNFRLNDSCKASFVSLEDFLSHRTGLESADLLLQAGEGGHRSREDLLNNLKELESKEEFRDVFSYSNIGFVMVAFLAEKIGKNPWGNFDERKNLEYTSPLVIKTQILEYSIRTRSVCSTADDMSNLLKYLTSGAYMDQLGIDDDVFNGMFKQKSILPKSFSSRYNLEYPKFPISFRYLWLWDAWFLTKYRGEERIIAYKNINRRRLRKTRETVDLSLLKEVEPIPIECVSNSNGLGKSGFRNIMLPTMYYIFDTLLELEPWLNETTACSYPSPWNHIPEKNTTARNKTQINISETDRFIGNYSNYLYGDASVSVINETLTIQYDRLLHGTLSHLSLNIFNLTILEPLNKVLSTYMIVTFENFHDEQFQRLRFDIHPIFDRVFPNVNIANNVRFSFLSYMIIVLFSLVLV